The following nucleotide sequence is from Hippopotamus amphibius kiboko isolate mHipAmp2 chromosome 11, mHipAmp2.hap2, whole genome shotgun sequence.
GGACACCTGGCATCTGGACTCCCACGCGTTAGCTATTATCAttcaggagaaagggaggggactttcctcctccttttccagcTTACCCAAGGTGGGGCTGggcggtggtgggggaggaggctggttgatcctcctccctccctgctggtCTCAGCAACTTCCTCGAGAATGGGGGGAGGGGCCAGAATTCCCAGCCAGAAGTCCCAGCCAGAATTCCCAGAGGACCCCAGAGGATTGGGAAGAGTGGCATGGCTCCCCGCGGTCCCTCCCACCACCTGTAGGGCACCCAGGGGTTAACAGAGCGCTCTCTCTTCTTGTTAACTCTGCCTTATTTCACAGCTGACTGCTCCCGTGGAAACTGGAATGAGGATGAACTCCAGGCAGCTGGAAAAGTACCAGGCCACCCTGGAAGGGCTGCTGCGTGAGATGCTGTTGTCCACCCAGAACAGTAAGGGGAGGGTGGGCGCCTCCGGGTTCCTATTCCTGCAGCGCAGCTGAGCatggtttgtttttctgctttgctCTTGGGAACCTGAAGCTGTCTTCTGCCGCAAtcgccctcaccccaccccatctGGAAGGGAGCCTAATcacgggggcagggaggggacgcAGGGGCAGGGCTCAGATGGCTGCGGGTGGTTGGGGAGACCCAATTCCCCAGCCAGCGGCATCTCCAGGCCCTGCGTCCAGGGCTCAGGCCCCTTTCCCTAACGCCTTTCTGGCAGAGGACCACAAGTGACAAcaatccccacccctccccctgcacaGATCCGTTCTTTCCCTCCCAAAAGCCACTGAGGCTGGTTGGTGACTTTAAAGGAAACCCTGGCGCAGTCTGGCCACAAAAGCCGCATTTTTCCCCCATCCATCCTGCAAATCAAAGTCCCGAGCCCCATTTGGCCTTGCCCGGGTCAAGGTCGGCCTGAGTTACTTGTGCAAAGCTAGGTCTTATGTGACAAACAGCCACTAATTTCTTCTCCTAGTccccaggaggagaggagagaggcggGGAGAAAATGTTGTTTGAGGCAGAGGAACAGGGAGGTTAAATTACCAGCCTCAGGCTACAGAGAAAGCTGGAGGCAGAGCCTAGCCAGACCTCCTCAGACCTGCAGGTGGGTTTAGAAGGCGGTTTGGTAGACAGACCTACTGACACTTCTCATCTGcaaatttcctttgcttttctccagCAGCCGAGTGACAGGTCACTTGGCGGAGAAGGTGGATGGATCCTCCCACCCCCTACCCAGAGAGGCCCGGAAATCTGCATGGCCTCTCCGCTGGGCTTGGAAAGAAAACACCCTCTCCCAAGCAAATCCCCCTCCAGCAAATAAATCATGAAATATAGAGAAATGACtctcttatttaatattttaatttccaaaggCCAAACCCAGGTCATGCtataaaggggaaaataataaagttcagaGGGAATTTGGCCATAAATGGTGCATATATTAGCAAAGTGTGTGCCTTTTGTTAAGTTCTGTGTTCAAATATTGAGACCCACGGAACTGGAAGATGTGCGCCGGCCCTTCCAttctaggtgaggaaactgaggcccagagagatggcATTTTTTTGCCCACATGCTGAGTCAGTGGCACAGCAAGCACTGAATTCAGGTCTCCTGAATCCTGGTCCATTTTCTGTTTACTGACTCGAGGTCTAATGGGCCGGAGCGTTTTAAGGCCTCTGCACTCAACCCCTTGCTGGGTAACTTCCAGCTAGCCCTTTAACCTCAATGAGCCTTTGCAAAAGCAAGGTGGTAATATCTGCTTTGAGATCCGGGGACAGAGGCACCCGCAAAAAGcaaatcactattattattatcaccttGTAACTACATGCTCCAGCGTCTGTGGCAAAATTACACAGCCAACCCACTTATTTCTGCCTTCTAAACAAAACTGGATGGGAAATTTCATTCTAATTTAGTTTTACGTTaatgaatattcatttatttataaactgGGGCCATATAGGAACGGAAGCTCCTTCCATCCATAGGTTACCAGCAATTAGACAACAGTGCCCATTCCATACTTCCACCCGCCCCAGCCACTTCAAGGGCTTAGCCATGGATAAGAGTCGGAACAAGACGACTCCAACCCTTAAAAAGGACCCTCGTTTGGGGTGCTCTGAATGCCCCCCCGGGGAACCTTACATGGGACCCAGAGCCTACACACTGCACGTTCACACAATTTCTGAGGCACGTACTGATCAACCCAAGCACAGCTGCCAGATCCCGGGTAATAAATGGGGAGAGAGGGCTGCAGCAGGGCAcgtggagagagaagggggggaaAGCCCCAGGAATCTAGCTAATAAAGCATGCGATTGGAGGCACTGGGATCCAGGACTACTCCTTGCCCTTCCGACTTCCACCAGCTTCCTCCGTTATCAGTAACGCACTccaagaagcagaaaaacaaaatgttcacTCTCTGTTTCCCTGGGGAAAACACAGATTTCGCGTCTTTTCCTCGCCCTCTGCTGAGATCTGCCCCTGCAGTGAGACCACCTTCCCCCATCACCAGCAGGGGGCGCTCATTTCTGGGGCAGGGTCCCTCTGTGGAGTTTTTCCGAAGCTCCTTGAAGGTGCCATGCAGGGAAATGACACCCCCAGGAGATTTCACCCCAGATAGTCTGCATCTTTTAAAATGGGTATTGCTTCAACAAGCACAGCACCTGGAACGCGTGAGGATGCTGTCGGTTCCGCAGAACAGCCGCGTTCAAAGCTCAGCGCTGCAGCCGGCTTGTCCCCCACCCTCACCCGGTGGCCTCTGAAGTGCTTCCCGGTAATGAGCCACAACGGGGGCCCAGCCACCACCTGCTTCTGTATGCGCAGCGCCCCGGCCGCCTGTTTAGATGTGTCGGtgcctttcttctcttgttttcctcCTCCTGCCACTGTTTGATTTCTCACCATCAGctcaaataattctttttctccAATAAGCAGCCTCCATTTCCAGGACAGAGGACTCGATAGCTTACAGGACATGCACAGCCctggaagaaattaaaacagtgagGGGCCGGGTGGGGGGTAGCTTGGGGAGGTTCTGTGCTGGGCCAAGGAGAAAATGACCATGTTTTCACAAAACAGAAGTAAAGAGAGACAGACTCCTGGTTAAAGCTAGAGGATGCCTAGACCAGGACTCAGCCAGGATCAGAGACAGGGAAAGTACCCAGAGGAACCAGTAGGGGAAGGATGCCGCTTCTCAACATCTGGCTGAGATTTATCCAGCAAAATCTGCAAGAATCTCTCCAGATACCTGGCAATTCCAGAGAGTTACAGATTACCCGTTTTCATTTGGAAGGTACTTTTGCAGTTAGGACCACGAGTAATTATAGGGCGACCTGAGCCTAGTTTCACAAGATGGAGATGATGAGGTATTTTCTCAGTAACCACATCAGTGTGATTTTATAATTACTGAGCTACGTGGATTTGCCACGAAATTGAATAGTTAAAAGCAAAGAGTAATTGCCTGATATCTGTACTCTATAATTTAGTATAATCTAATCATGGACAAAGCccaaaagaaaatgttctgaaagcattacatttttcttcataCACAATTCATTATTGACATCGGGGAATGAATTCCATGCTTCTAAAGGAACTCTTACCCACAGATATCAAGGTGTGAAAGTGGCCAAAAGAGTGagagttttgtttaattttcagccAGCGATGAAAAGCAGGTGACATAACTGCTCATTAAACCCATTCTGACACTTTTTCTGACACGTTTCTGTGTCTCTGCCCTTTCATTGACCTAGAGAGATAGGTCAGGGTACTGAGATGAGGCAGCAAGATgttgggcagagctggggctatCCCAGTCCAAATCTGAGCCAAAAATTGCACCCACATCATTCCCCTTTCCAACCATACTCTCCCAGTGCCCCCACCACAGTGTGACACCACCCATGCTGTGGTTCAAAGGAAGCCCAGAATAGCCAAGAGGGATGCATGAGGCCAGGGACAAGGTGGATCAAGGGCAAGTCTGTGGTCCCAGAGCATCTTTAAGGACCTGATAAATGTGTGAAATGTGTGCAGGGCTTTtctcaggaagagaaggagaaaagaacccACTAAAAGATTTATGGCTGTTATTATTATAAGTCTCTGCCAAAACAGAGAGATCAGCTGGACAGCAGGCAgcactgttgcagaaatcggtccatcgagaaaccaagcaccacactcggagggttggagaactcaggtttattaaacCAGTGGCCCcaagatgagctaacgctccaaagttcggggcccgagctcagggtgagctttacttttataggggtctgtgcacatgtttacagttagcattggtagattggttatttggtttacagagcatggaagtgtccaaacagaaacttacaagagcaggtgcagaacattccaaatttagcaaaacatcctatggttacatttgattgccatgtcattctgtttttgtttttccttttcagcgcagcaagcatattttaccaATGCAGAACgtgcatggagttatttttagatgagtgcaagtttctaattttcctcttcagcatGACAGCCCCCTGGGAATCCAGAGCATCCTCCGAGTGGCCCCTCATCTCTATTAAATGTGTGGATGTGGTTACGAAGTAGATTTAGACATTGGAGCTTGTTTTCCctcttttgcttttaataaatcaGGAAGACCAACTGCAGCCTGAACTGCtcgccttaaaaaaaaaatacccacaacAAAGTTATGAGAAAGGAGGGCACGCAGGACAGCCGTTGACTTTGCAATATTGCCCTGTTCTTGGAAATGTGTGTTTCTGTACTCGACAGGCCCAGTGGCAGAACCACAAGAGACACAGAAAGGCAGATCTGAGAAGGCCCAAAGGGGCCTTGTGGGCAGCTCCCAACACGACATGGGCAGTGGTGGCAAAGGAGCACTGAGATGGAGCCCTTCTGAGGGGAAGACCCCAGGGTCAGTGACAGAAGCCCAGGGACGGTCATGTGGAGGAAACCTGATGGCACCAAACTGACTTCACTGAAGCTGGTAAAACCACTTTGAGGGCAGAGAATGTTGATGGAGGACCCTGAAGGGTTATCAATCCAGGGAAGGGGTGGACTGGAGCATGGAGTTTAGGAGGAAAATGGAGAGGCCTGAGATCTGGGAGGAATGATTGACTCATgaggttttttctctttttttctttttttttttaaatgaagttttttctttatttctctctctctctttttttttttttggctgcactgcatggcatgtggaatcttagttccccaaccagggatcaaacctgtgccccctgcagtggaagctcagagacttaaccactagactgccagggaagtccctcatgaaGTTTTTTCTGATTGAATTTTTCAATCAGATTGTGAGGCTTCTTCttggaggggtggggaagagaggcctGATCGGCAAATATACTGTCAGTGATGGTACATTACCCCAAAGGCCTGCTAGACCCAGCAAGGCGGAGGTGgatggctggggggtggggggagggagggcactGCTGCAAGCATGATGGGTTCAAAGCTGGACGGAAGACCAGGGgattggggtggggctgggggttgcTGGGGGTCATTTGACCCTGGGTATATGTAGCAGCAGCCAGGACCCCAAACACAAAGTAGGCTGACAAAGCCCACACTGGGGACCTCCCCTGGGGGTGGCCCCATTTTGGTATCTTTTTAAATCATCCTGAGATCCACTGTGCGGAAATAGACCGTAACTCTGCAAAACGCTGTAACGTTAACTTTAAGCATCAGTTTCAAGCCCTCTTAGAATACACGGGGCCAGTATTGATGCTGAAAGGCTCATTCTTTATATATTGAACTGCACAGCTGCAAGGAGAGGCACAAATGTTACCAACTCATTTGTCATGCAAACAGtgcttcagaaaaaaagaaaatactattatGTGGTATATGTGTTAGGCAATCAGTATATCAAATTCATGGCATTCCACGCAAACacaggcagagaaaaggaaaacaacactTGGTGAGAGAAATCGCGCCACATGGGAGCTGCTAAGTCGGGGGAGATGGCGAGGCTAACTCGGAAGCCTGACCAAGCAGAGGCTGACATTTTCCCCGCAGTGTGGCCAGTGATAAATGCCTCATGATAGAGCAAGTGGCAGAAATGCAAACGCTGGCAGATGGGCCTTGTCCAGGGACCCAAGGTGGGGAGACAAGGTTGGGGGTGGGCAATGGGACTGTAGGGGAAGAGGGGAGACTGGGGGAAGGCAAGAACTGAATTGGAGGGGTAGAAAGGGAATGGAACCTACGAGGCCAGAAATAAGCATTTGGGAAAGGCAATTGATAATCGATGGAAAAGGAAcacaaagagggagagggaggcagaaggaagacCAGGAACCACAGTGTTACTTCCATTTGTCAGCACTGCCCATGCTTCCCTTAGGGGTTTCTCTGCTAAGAGCCTCATGTCATCAAATAGCTCATCAGGTGGGAGGTTCTACACAGCACTGATTTGGCAAACAAATGGGTTAAGTGCAAACACTATGGACCTGTGTCCTGAGCCCCTTCTACAAATTACCTCTcctaatcctcacaaaaaccctgTGAGGTTTACTGGCCAACAGGCTAGAAATGTTAACTGGATACGACGGCATGTCTAATAGTGGTGGAGTTGGGATTTGAGAACCCCCCACCTAAATCCACAGGGGACCCAAGACTACATCTCTGGGGTCTTCTCCTACCCATCTCTCCTTATGAAAATCCCACCATCTGGCCACATAGCCTCCTCCCACAGGCGTAAACTGCCCCTAAGAGTTCAAGGGCATCTGCCTCTTCTGCCCCTATGATGGGATGTGCACCTTTCGGGCCAGCATCTGGCTGAGGGCAGGGCCTGCACCCCCTTGGGGCTCAATGTCAGTGAAGGAACAGCCAGGAAAACACAGAGGCCTGCTGGCCATTACCTCAGGTAGGACCAGGTCCCAGAGCATGCCTGGGGTCTACTCCACAAGCGCATTGGTCCCCAAGCACATAGGCAGGCAAAGGATTCTGTCTCCCCACTCTCGACAGTGCTTGTCTTTCACCATTGTCgactaaaaaaatgcacaacctaaaagttgagagttatgttttattctgcAGACAttcttaggacttcaagcccaggagactGCCTCTCAGATAACACTGAgaaaactgttctgaagaggaagaggggaagccAAGATACACAGAAGTTTTTGCAATAATACCAGGTAGTCGGAACAAAAGATAACTgtcaataaaagaaaaccagctatctcaagttaaggaacttagcacttttctatgtatgggaagatgcaggagtctgggctcactgaaatcatttctttgatgtgcacctcagctatctggggccagtatcctgtgttttctcacCCAGAGTTTCCTCAAGCTGCACTGTTTGGAGTGGCTGCAGTCTCATGACTGCTAGCCGGTGGTCGTTCCttgtttccatcctgagttccctcagggctcaccactgGGGGTGGCTATAATGTGGGGGCTAGATCCTTCCTTTACTGACTGGCAGGCAATGTTTTATTTCTCACGGTTAATTCATCCATTAAAGCAACATGAGTTTATCGAGTGCCTACGACGTGACAGGGACTTTGCAAAGGGAAGAGGATTCAGAGATAAACACCACTTGGTCTTACAGATGAAAAGGACCGAGCaaggtgggaaagaaaaacaaaaacaaaaccccaaaacccctTAGACCTCCCCAACATGGCGGCCTTGGCGGCCCAGTCTGACCTCCTCGTCATGGCCCGCCCATCAGGCGGTACAGACCTCAACATGGCGGCTAAGATAGACCTTCTCAAGATGGCGCGGGGCCCCGCCCGCTCCGCCGCTGCCGCCGGCGGGAACAGTTCCGGGTGCGGTGCGcgccgggggcgggcggggggcggcgtCCTGGCCATGGCCGGCCTGTCGGACCTGGAGCTGCGGCGGGAGCTGCAGGCCTTGGGCTTCCAGCCAGGACCCATCACCGACACCACCCGGGACGTCTACCGCAACAAGCTGCGCCGCCTGCGGGGCGAGGCCCGGCTGCGCGGCGAGGAGCGGCTGCGGGAGGAAGCCCGGGCGCGGGGCGAGGAGCGGCTGCGGCAGGAGGCCCGGCTGCGCGAGGAGGCGCCTCTTCGCGCCCGGCCCTCCGCGTTCTCCCTGCGGTCGGAGCCCTGGCTCTCCCCACCGGCCTCCGGCCCGGCCTACGCGACCTCTGGGGCCTCCGCGGCTTCCTGGCCCGGGAGCCGCGGCCTCGCTtaccccgcccgccccgcgccgtTCAGACGCCGCGCCTCGGTCCGGGGCAGCTCCGAGGAGGACGAGGATGGCCGATCACTCGACAGGGCCGCGCCGGGCCCGGGCCACGGAGTCCGTCGTTGGTGGGCCGCGTCCCCGCCCTCGGCGCGGCCGCCCTCCGCCCTCCTCGGCCCCGACCCGCGCCCGGGCCTGCGGGCGACGAGGGCGGGCCTGGCGGGCGCGGCGCGGGCCCGGCCCGAGGTGGGGCGGCGGCTGGAGCGCTGCCTGTCCCGGCTCCTGCTCTGGGCCAGCCTGGGGCTGCTGCTCGTCTTCCTGGGCATCCTCTGGGTGAAGATGGGCAAGCCCTCGGCGCCGCAGGAGGCGGAGGACAACAGTACGTCCCGGGCCGGCGCAGGGGAGGGCCTTGGGCGCGCGTGTGTCCACCAGAacgaccccccacccccggtcctCTCAGCGCCAGGCTGCACACTCTCGGGCCTTGTCAGATGCCTTTGGCCGTCTTCTTCCCTCCAGACTTTGACTTTCCTGCCTCCAGTcgtgggaggagggggctgggattCCTGCCTCTGCAATAATTTCTGTCTGCACTTTCTCATGTTCTCATTTTCTGCCCTAGCCCTCCCTGCTAATCTCCCTCTCAACCACGTGCTGGAAGCAATCTTTCTGTAGTCACTTTTACTTTTCCCTCTCCAGAGAAAGCCCTCTAACACCCTTCTAAAGGTCCACCCCCAttgctttttagttctttcttcccttttgatttcttgctTATTCACACATTAGTGCCCATTTGAAGACACTCCAGGTGTCACTGCTTACAGTTAGGCTCTGGTTGGGGTCCCAACTTTGCTGCACCAAAAAGGCCACATACTCCACTTCTTTGGACCACGGGACCTTCATTTGTCGAAAGGAGATTATACCAGCTCTGCCTCTGAGACAGGTGTGGAAGAGCCTTTTAAAGAGTTTAAACTGATGTAAATGGTGGCATTTATCACTGTTTGCAGCACCTTCATGGGGTGTGTTAAGAGAAGGTCCTGTGACTCAAGGACGTTCCCAGCCATGCTTCTGTCCGCAGTTAGTTCCGTGATGAGACCTGCCAGTAAGAGGTCTGCAGGATACAAATCCTTAACGAATAATTATGGATTTGTGTTTCCAAAAAGGGAAATTTGTTTCTCTCATAATTCTGGGCTCTAGGCTAAGACGAAACAGCACAGAGatcatttctttataaatttaagtaTAAAATGACTCTGTAGTTCACtgacttttaatattctttgcaAAGAAAGATTGTGATTAATACTGTTCCCACCGTTGAGCCCATGCCACATCTTTCCACACCTAgcagaaacaaccaaaatgcagGGAAAGGCTGAATTATGCCTTAGCTGTTGCAGCAGGTGGATATTTGGGTGTATGAACAAGTCTGTAGGCAAGGGGATCCCAGactctcacacacacccaaataaTTGCTTGACTAGAGAGCAGTTTATCCACCTGCTAGAGAAATTAAGCAGACCCAGGAGTGTCACGGTACTGTACTGGTACTAACTATAACTATTTACATTGGTGACGTCAAAAAGCAGTATACTGTCTTACTCACTACTGAGCTGCTTTAAGATAATATCTCCTTAATAAGTACTGGGATTTACCTAGAATTTCCCTCCCATGATAATATGAATCCCTgtttaacacaacattgtttaCAATTTTCTAAACCATCGTATATGTTGTTTGAGACTAAGTCTGAATTAAGCAAGGAAGGCTTTAGTGATCGTATGTTATGATGAAGAAACAGGTTCAGAGTGGTTAAGTGAGTAGCTGCCCAGTATCCTGTGGCTAATCATTTTCCCCTGGGATCAGAACAAGGCTGTCCTAATTCATAATCCAAGACCGAGAACCCCTTATGTTTTACTgtccagattttttaaatgcctccTTTAATGACATCTTCCTAATCCCCACCCTCACGTTGGTAGTGTTTTACTTACCCTGAATTTTGAGAGTGGTCCCTTTTTGTACCCTTTTCCACAgccagcacttttaatttcctctgtttcttttcttggtCTCAGTGAAATTATTGCCAGTGGACTGTGAGACAAAAGCAGATGAGGTGAGTTTGAGTTTCTCTAGCTTTTGCTATTCCTCCCAGGGATGTTTACCTCCATCAGGAGGTAAACTTGCCCAGAAAAAGATCATAATAGGATCCTTTTCAGGAGTGCTTTCTGTAGTGTACCAGAATCATATCGTGTTCTGTGATGTATGTGTCAGACTCAATTGTGGCAGTGAAGGAGAACTTGAAACAGAATTGAGCTCCCACGATCCAAACCTGGGCTTGTTCCGGGAGCTCTCCCATCAGTCGCAGCGTTGGGGACTTTGATCTTCTGCCTGAGTCGATCTGGGAGGATACAGTAGGTTGTGGTTGAGGGACGGCTCAAGCTCCCTGGCTTCAGGAGGAAGGGGTGGCAGCTTTTTAAGTGTCAGGAGGCCAGGTTCTCAATTCTACGTTCTCCAGTTGGCTCTGAAAATGCTGTTCTGATTTGAAACGTCATCGAGGGGTTGTTTAAACACGTCAGAAGTGGAGTTAGCCCTCTTAGGCTATTGATCTGTCTTATGAAGCTTTAATGTTCCCTACAAGTTATATTTGGGGAAGGTGAGCAGCCCCATCCACTTAGGAGTCATGAAAGCAGCATTATCTGAGGAGCTGGGATGCTCCGGTACAGGTGGTAGTCTGGGGAGGATATGAGGCAGTAAATTTTCAAGTCATAAATCCTGCCAGGAGGAGCCTTGTGCTGCCAGAGGGCATGACTTAGTAGTCTAATTATTAAGTGTGCAATGCCAGGCCTCCCCGAGGCCTGAGTGCACATCTCTGGCAGCCTGGGGGCTGGGAAAGTAACCACACCCGGTCATTTCCAGGCACCTGTGTGGACTCTTACCCGCGTTAAGGAAGGGGCATCCTGGTGCAGACAACCAGTCTTATTCTCTGGCGTCTGCTGTGTCATATTTGGGGGTGTTTTTACTGCATGTATTTATTGCTTTCCTCCACCAGATATCTTTGCTTCCCTATTGTGTTGTGAAAACAGACTCATAATAAGTATGATCTGCCTTCTCTCATAAAAACTGCAGTTGATGATTAAAGGAAGTGGCTCAAAAACATGGCCAGAAGGGGAAACTAGAATTTTgaagactgaaaacaaaaacagggaacaAAAATCCCTTTTCTGTAAGACTTCTCTGGTGATGTTCGTTTTGTTGGTCTTTTATTTAGAAGCAGGTTCCCTGGTTTCTATTTCTTGGTCCTTCACACCTCTGAGTGTATCAGGCCCATGACAGATTTGCTCCAGGGTGCTCCTCTGCGCTGGGTGCACTCTGCCCTGTCACACTCTGCCCGGCCAGAGTGGGCCAGTCGGGCGCCATCCAGGTCCTCGCTAAAGACGTGCTCGGCAAGCACAGACAGCCAGGGCCTGGGCCACGACATTGCAGGCTCCTTTCAGTTGAAGTGTTGGGCTTCGCTGAGCTGAGATTTTGTGGGGCACCCTTGGCCTTCAGGGAGGGTGGACACGGGAACAGGTGGGTTGGGAGGTGCTTCTCAGCTTGGGTGAGTTTCTTGCTGAAAGTCTCATTCCTTGTGTGATTCAAACCCAGAACCCACAGGGGCATTGGGTTTCAGATACGCATGTTCTTTCCCTTCTCAGCTGactgtgactctgtttttctttctgcctttgtcTGGCTGAAACCC
It contains:
- the LEMD2 gene encoding LEM domain-containing protein 2 isoform X2, which codes for MAGLSDLELRRELQALGFQPGPITDTTRDVYRNKLRRLRGEARLRGEERLREEARARGEERLRQEARLREEAPLRARPSAFSLRSEPWLSPPASGPAYATSGASAASWPGSRGLAYPARPAPFRRRASVRGSSEEDEDGRSLDRAAPGPGHGVRRWWAASPPSARPPSALLGPDPRPGLRATRAGLAGAARARPEVGRRLERCLSRLLLWASLGLLLVFLGILWVKMGKPSAPQEAEDNMKLLPVDCETKADEFCQAKQKAALLELLHELYNFLAIQAGNFECGNPEKLKSKCIPVMEAQEYIANVTSSSSAKFEAALTWILSSNKDVGIWLKGEDPSELVTTVDKVVCLESARPRMGVGCRLSRALLTAVTNVLIFFWCLAFLWGLLILLKYRWRKLEEEEQAMYEMVKKIIDVVQDHYVDWEQDMERYPYVGILHVRDTLIPPQSRASLPHLNNTLSHFL
- the LEMD2 gene encoding LEM domain-containing protein 2 isoform X1; amino-acid sequence: MAGLSDLELRRELQALGFQPGPITDTTRDVYRNKLRRLRGEARLRGEERLREEARARGEERLRQEARLREEAPLRARPSAFSLRSEPWLSPPASGPAYATSGASAASWPGSRGLAYPARPAPFRRRASVRGSSEEDEDGRSLDRAAPGPGHGVRRWWAASPPSARPPSALLGPDPRPGLRATRAGLAGAARARPEVGRRLERCLSRLLLWASLGLLLVFLGILWVKMGKPSAPQEAEDNMKLLPVDCETKADEFCQAKQKAALLELLHELYNFLAIQAGNFECGNPEKLKSKCIPVMEAQEYIANVTSSSSAKFEAALTWILSSNKDVGIWLKGEDPSELVTTVDKVVCLESARPRMGVGCRLSRALLTAVTNVLIFFWCLAFLWGLLILLKYRWRKLEEEEQAMYEMVKKIIDVVQDHYVDWEQDMERYPYVGILHVRDTLIPPQSRRRMKRVWDRAVEFLASNESRIQTESHRVAGEDMLVWRWTKPSSFSDSER
- the LEMD2 gene encoding LEM domain-containing protein 2 isoform X3 — encoded protein: MAGLSDLELRRELQALGFQPGPITDTTRDVYRNKLRRLRGEARLRGEERLREEARARGEERLRQEARLREEAPLRARPSAFSLRSEPWLSPPASGPAYATSGASAASWPGSRGLAYPARPAPFRRRASVRGSSEEDEDGRSLDRAAPGPGHGVRRWWAASPPSARPPSALLGPDPRPGLRATRAGLAGAARARPEVGRRLERCLSRLLLWASLGLLLVFLGILWVKMGKPSAPQEAEDNMKLLPVDCETKADEFCQAKQKAALLELLHELYNFLAIQAGNFECGNPEKLKSKCIPVMEAQEYIANVTSSSSAKFEAALTWILSSNKDVGIWLKGEDPSELVTTVDKVVCLESARPRMGVGCRLSRALLTAVTNVLIFFWCLAFLWGLLILLKYRWRKLEEEEQAMYEMVKKIIDVVQDHYVDWEQDMERYPYVGILHVRDTLIPPQSRSV